From Mus musculus strain C57BL/6J chromosome 8, GRCm38.p6 C57BL/6J, a single genomic window includes:
- the Pgls gene encoding 6-phosphogluconolactonase isoform 1 (isoform 1 is encoded by transcript variant 1) produces MAAPAPSLISVFSSPQELGASLAQLVAQRAASCLEGDRGRFALGLSGGSLVSMLARDLPAAAAPAGPASFARWTLGFCDERLVPFDHAESTYGLYRTHLLSKLPIPDSQVLTINPALPVEDAAEDYARKLRQALQGDAVPVFDLLILGVGPDGHTCSLFPDHPLLQEREKIVAPISDSPKPPPQRVTLTLPVLNAAQSIIFVATGEGKAAVLKRILEDKEGTLPAALVQPRTGALCWFLDEAAARLLSVPFEKHSTL; encoded by the exons ATGGCAGCACCCGCGCCCAGTCTCATCTCGGTCTTCTCCAGCCCGCAAGAGCTGGGCGCGTCGCTGGCGCAGCTGGTGGCGCAGCGGGCCGCGAGCTGCCTGGAAGGGGACCGTGGCCGCTTCGCGCTTGGTCTGTCAGGCGGCAGCCTGGTCTCCATGCTAGCCCGAGACCTGCCCGCCGCCGCCGCTCCCGCTGGACCAGCCAGCTTTGCGCGCTGGACGCTCGGCTTCTGCGACGAGCGCCTCGTGCCCTTCGACCACGCCGAGAGCACGTACGGCCTCTACCGG ACACACCTGCTCTCAAAGCTGCCCATCCCAGACAGCCAGGTCCTTACCATCAATCCTGCCCTACCTGTGGAGGATGCTGCAGAGGACTATGCCAGGAAACTGAGACAG GCCTTGCAAGGAGACGCTGTCCCTGTGTTTGACCTGCTGATCCTGGGAGTGGGCCCTGACGGCCATACCTGTTCGCTCTTCCCTGACCATCCCCTCCTACAG GAGCGGGAGAAGATCGTGGCTCCCATCAGTGACTCCCCAAAGCCACCACCGCAGAGGGTGACCCTAACGCTTCCTGTGCTGAACGCAGCCCAAAGTATCATCTTTGTGGCCACGGGGGAAGGCAAGGCAGCTGTGCTGAAG CGCATCCTGGAGGACAAGGAGGGCACGTTGCCCGCCGCCTTGGTGCAGCCGCGCACGGGCGCCCTCTGCTGGTTCCTGGACGAGGCAGCTGCCCGGCTGCTGTCTGTGCCCTTCGAGAAGCATTCCACATTGTAG
- the Pgls gene encoding 6-phosphogluconolactonase isoform 2 (isoform 2 is encoded by transcript variant 2), translated as MSIQVQPDGPPSPTHLLSKLPIPDSQVLTINPALPVEDAAEDYARKLRQALQGDAVPVFDLLILGVGPDGHTCSLFPDHPLLQEREKIVAPISDSPKPPPQRVTLTLPVLNAAQSIIFVATGEGKAAVLKRILEDKEGTLPAALVQPRTGALCWFLDEAAARLLSVPFEKHSTL; from the exons ATGTCCATCCAAGTGCAGCCTGACGGGCCTCCGTCCCCC ACACACCTGCTCTCAAAGCTGCCCATCCCAGACAGCCAGGTCCTTACCATCAATCCTGCCCTACCTGTGGAGGATGCTGCAGAGGACTATGCCAGGAAACTGAGACAG GCCTTGCAAGGAGACGCTGTCCCTGTGTTTGACCTGCTGATCCTGGGAGTGGGCCCTGACGGCCATACCTGTTCGCTCTTCCCTGACCATCCCCTCCTACAG GAGCGGGAGAAGATCGTGGCTCCCATCAGTGACTCCCCAAAGCCACCACCGCAGAGGGTGACCCTAACGCTTCCTGTGCTGAACGCAGCCCAAAGTATCATCTTTGTGGCCACGGGGGAAGGCAAGGCAGCTGTGCTGAAG CGCATCCTGGAGGACAAGGAGGGCACGTTGCCCGCCGCCTTGGTGCAGCCGCGCACGGGCGCCCTCTGCTGGTTCCTGGACGAGGCAGCTGCCCGGCTGCTGTCTGTGCCCTTCGAGAAGCATTCCACATTGTAG